A genomic window from Scomber scombrus chromosome 18, fScoSco1.1, whole genome shotgun sequence includes:
- the LOC134000023 gene encoding myocardin-related transcription factor A-like, with product MPPLKSSAGFHEQRRCLERARTEDYLKRKIRSRPERSELIRMHILEETSAEPSLQAKQLQLKRSRLTDGLNDKISHRPGPMELIHKNILPVHSSIKQAIMETQFPKASADNSSCDEDSYDSLSPEQPVNQESPLGLGPLPSPTETLAGSSIPSPSQVPPPAPPLPSISRSSPSLKLTNGVAAPSAQRTGPKLNCDRSAQRHKKPKDNKPKIKKLKYHQYIPPDQKGDKEPPPHLDSSYAKILQQQQLFLQLQILSQQQQQQHNYHTILPAPPKPQTDQQPPSSSSSNAMTTSSPPWPVATPSTAPSNQGSLSHQSSTSSGGTKPVCLPPNLEEMKVAELKTELKLRSLPVSGTKNDLIERLRTYQELIGGSDTTSSPTVGGTIVPGAERVGKSPKTVATTINNSSSQQQQQFQFQCHQTSSLISQSASAGRSATPAAVTAQQLMNCARNVSPPAVSLTPSDHSLVSMSPEETCFNSNPLEMLNLQPSSTSQLSTNIKEEPSCSTATPCQFSLKAVSLQKHCLVSSAAPTTTTTASAATMDKDKMLQQKDKQIEELTRMLMQKQRLVELLRMQLEHGKGGGQVAEPVVLVRVKQEPPDKPDLTIPSSSLSYEMDVTKVTVKQEAIDAEEVEPETTMRSPDTHGLLHSQTQEQIQLQIKPGQTSMQTKQHALVRLQQTALQLAQQQAIQKLLLQQQHNIQNNNQTLVNQQNLQRLSQQRKKKSHKQQLKQQQQQSQQSQQHQQSKQHQQTMQLKQQILLKQQKSLLHQQIKQQQQTKQPQQIQIQTKIHLKQQQLLIQQKQKEQKQSLQLSQAHINQQSGSTPSFTLDLFKSDSTPTLVTDGNGNHFLIALTSHITDDQRTDATESKETNHITLQRLQSTPAKLPSHDPVQPTAADNQSKQNMHLGFSKQKNSKAHSGGLQVSVDQPQQGVTQCLSAPPTLQPFLKDLETTLLGENTTLPSSPTEVCPNMDVLFSPLSSASIKTVASSPDNKDKEHEDDFIDIILKDRTGEMSTTFKLEPDPSLDHLNSTSSASSSLDHLNSTFSASSPPPPVLPGCDNPQFTPSTPPELQTPADNSEEKQHLSNCTSGRLEDFLESTTGTPLLGVEPGGLLTLIDDLHSQMLCTPSILNHPLSPMDTFNLAPEGEQALDSMDWLGFTMGEEKGEETPTLAPLGPPTPTSVFSTDFLDSYDLQMHWDSCL from the exons ATGCCTC CACTGAAAAGTTCAGCTGGCTTCCACGAGCAGAGACGATGTTTGGAACGAGCACGG ACTGAGGACTATCTCAAGCGAAAGATCAGAAGTCGTCCAGAGAGATCTGAACTGATCAGGATGCACATCCTGGAGG AGACATCAGCAGAGCCGTCACTGCAGGCCAAGCAGCTGCAGCTTAAGAGATCTCGTCTAACCGACGGTTTGAATGATAAGATCTCCCACCGGCCAGGCCCTATGGAGCTGATCCACAAAAACATCCTACCTGTCCACTCCAGCATCAAACAGGCCATCATGG AGACACAGTTTCCAAAGGCTTCAGCAGATAACTCGTCATGTGATGAGGACAGCTATGACAGTCTCTCTCCAGAACAGCCAGTTAACCAGGAGTCTCCTCTGGGTCTGGGACCCCTGCCCTCTCCAACAGAGACACTGGCTGGCAGCAGCATCCCATCTCCTTCACAG GTCCCTCCTCCAGCTCCCCCTCTCCCATCAATCTCTAGATCCTCCCCCTCACTGAAGCTGACCAATGGGGTGGCAGCACCATCTGCCCAGAGGACTGGT CCTAAACTTAACTGTGACCGCTCTGCCCAAAGACACAAGAAACCAAAGGACAACAAGCCTAAG ATAAAGAAGTTAAAATACCATCAGTACATCCCTCCTGACCAAAAGGGAGATAAAGAGCCTCCTCCTCATTTGGACTCATCCTATGCCAAGATcctccaacagcagcagctcttcctGCAGCTCCAGATACTCAgtcaacagcagcaacagcagcacaacTACCACACCATCCTGCCTGCACCACCCAA ACCTCAGACTGACCAGCAACcaccttcctcatcctcctccaaTGCCATGACCACCTCCTCTCCACCTTGGCCTGTTGCTACCCCTTCAACAGCCCCCTCTAATCAAGGCAGTCTCAGCCATCAGAGTTCTACCTCTTCAGGGGGGACCAAACCGGTGTGTCTACCTCCAAACCTGGAAGAAATGAAG GTCGCAGAACTGAAGACCGAGTTGAAGCTGCGTAGCCTGCCTGTCTCTGGCACCAAAAACGACCTCATTGAGAGGCTGAGGACCTACCAGGAGTTGATTGGAGGCAGTGACACTACCTCTTCTCCAACAGTAGGGGGTACCATAGTGCCAGGGGCTGAAAGAGTAGGAAAATCCCCTAAAACTGTTGCAACCACCATCAATAACAGTTcatcacaacaacagcaacagttcCAGTTTCAGTGCCATCAGACATCCTCTCTGATCAGTCAGTCAG CTAGTGCAGGAAGAAGTGCCACCCCAGCTGCAGTCACTGCTCAGCAGCTTATGAACTGTGCTAGGAATGTATCTCCCCCAGCCGTCTCCCTCACCCCCTCTGACCACTCGCTGGTGTCCATGAGTCCAGAAGAAACCTGCTTTAACAGCAACCCTTTGGAAATG CTGAACCTACAGCCATCTTCAACTTCTCAGCTCTCCACAAACATTAAAGAAGAGCCTTCATGCTCCACCGCCACACCTTGTCAATTCTCTTTAAAGGCCGTCTCTCTGCAGAAACACTGCCTGGTCTCATCAGCTGCTCCCACCACCACAACCACAGCTTCAGCAGCGACTATGGACAAAGACAAAATGCTGCAGCAGAAAGATAAGCAGATAGAGGAGTTGACCAGGATGCTAATGCAGAAACAGAGGCTGGTGGAGTTACTCAGGATGCAGCTGGAGCATGGGAAGGGAGGAGGACAAGTTGCAGAGCCTGTGGTTCTTGTAAGAGTAAAACAAGAACCACCTGATAAGCCTGATCTCACAATCCCATCATCCTCACTTTCATATGAGATGGATGTTACCAAGGTAACTGTTAAACAGGAAGCTATCGATGCAGAGGAAGTTGAGCCCGAGACAACTATGCGATCACCAGACACTCATGGGTTACTGCACTCCCAAACTCAGGAGCAGATTCAGCTGCAAATCAAGCCAGGCCAGACCagcatgcaaacaaaacaacatgcaCTTGTACGTCTCCAGCAAACCGCTCTACAGCTGGCCCAGCAACAGGCCATACAGAAACTCTtactacagcagcagcacaacatTCAGAACAACAATCAGACGCTGGTCAATCAACAGAACCTGCAAAGACTTTCCCAGCAGAGAAAGAAGAAATCTCACAaacagcagctcaaacagcagcagcagcagagccaaCAATCACAACAACATCAGCAGTCAAAACAGCATCAACAGACGATGCAGCTGAAGCAACAGATTCTACTGAAGCAACAAAAATCACTGTTACAccagcaaataaaacaacagcagcagactAAACAGCCACAACAAATCCAGATACAGACAAAGATacatctgaagcagcagcagcttctaatacaacagaaacaaaaggaaCAAAAGCAGTCACTGCAG CTGTCTCAAGCACACATCAACCAGCAGTCAGGCTCCACTCCCTCCTTCACTCTGGATCTCTTCAAGAGTGACTCCACCCCGACTCTGGTCACCGACGGCAACGGTAACCACTTCCTGATCGCACTAACCAGTCACATCACTGATGACCAAAGAACAGACGCAACCGAGAGCAAAGAAACCAATCACATTACACTGCAG CGACTACAGTCTACTCCAGCCAAGCTCCCAAGCCACGACCCTGTTCAGCCAACAGCAGCTGATAATCAATCCAAACAGAACATGCATCTTGGATTCTCgaaacaaaaaaattcaaag GCACACAGCGGGGGACTGCAGGTATCTGTAGATCAACCTCAGCAGGGAGTCACTCAGTGTTTGTCAGCACCACCAACTCTGCAGCCTTTCTTAAAGGACTTAGAGACCACTCTCCTAGGGGAAAACACCACATTGCCTTCCTCTCCAACT GAGGTGTGCCCTAATATGGATGTCCTGTTCAGTCCTCTGTCTTCAGCTTCCATTAAGACAGTTGCCTCATCACCTGATAACAAA GATAAAGAGCATGAAGATGATTTTATTGACATCATTTTGAAGGACAGGACAGGAG AAATGTCCACCACTTTCAAACTAGAACCAGACCCTTCTCTGGACCACCTGAATTCCACGTCTTCTGCCTCTTCTTCTCTGGACCACCTCAATTCCACGTTTTCtgcctcttctcctcctccccccgtCCTGCCCGGCTGTGACAACCCACAGTTCACCCCCTCTACACCGCCTGAGCTTCAGACTCCAGCCGACAACTCAGAAGAGAAGCAACACCTCAGTAATTGTACAAGTGGACGTCTGGAAGACTTTTTGGAGAGCACCACTGGAACACCTCTCCTTGGTGTGGAGCCTGGTGGCCTGTTGACTTTGATTGATGACCTCCACAGCCAAATGCTGTGCACCCCCAGCATCTTGAACCATCCACTGTCTCCCATGGATACCTTCAACCTGGCACCAGAGGGGGAGCAAGCTTTGGACAGTATGGACTGGTTGGGCTTCACTATGGGAGAAGAGAAGGGTGAGGAAACACCCACACTGGCTCCACTGGGCCCTCCAACACCCACTAGTGTCTTTTCCACAGACTTCTTGGACAGTTATGACCTGCAGATGCACTGGGACTCCTGCCTATAG